GGCATGGCAGCGGGGGCACCTGTTACGACCTTCATCTGTTTACGCGCTTGAATTCAAAGCGCGCTCATAGTGTGGCGCAAGGTACAAAGGAATGAAGTAGGCTTCTAAATGAATCGATCCGCTAAAAAAGTCGGGCTGTGCTGGCAGCTTCCGGCTTTTTTTGGTGCAGGCGACGGTTAAAGCTTTGTCTAATCATAATGGATGACTCAGCAAAGGGAAACGGAGTTATAAAGGATTCATCGTTTAACTTATTTATGGGAAGTGTAATTAGAGACTAAATACAAGGATGGGGTGATTGAGATGTCAAACGGAACCGTAGTGAACCGGGAAGCGGTCGAGACCGTGAAGGATATTATCAAGGATATTGAAACGGCGATGTTCTCCACGATATCGGAGGGCGGGATCAACTCCAGACCGATGCAAACGCAGGATATCGAATTCGACGGCGATTTGTGGTTTTTGACGAAAAGGGACACCAGCAAATATCAAGAAATTATGGCTAATCCCAACGTCAATATCGCTTATGTCGGCAAATCCTATGTATCGATTCGGGGAACGGCCCAAGCCGTGGACGACCTAGAACGGAAAAAGGCGCTCTGGAACGTGGCATATGAGAAGTTTCTGCAGACGTCCTACGACGATCCTAACATTATTCTGATCAAGGTGGATACGGACACCGCAGAGTATTGGGAAACCGGAAACAAAACCAAAACGGTAAAAGCCTTCTTCAAGAAAATGGTGGGCCAAGAGCCGGAGGGCGACTCGGATATTAACAAAACCGTTGATCTCCATTGATTACGAGGTACGATAATTAGC
This Paenibacillus sp. JZ16 DNA region includes the following protein-coding sequences:
- a CDS encoding pyridoxamine 5'-phosphate oxidase family protein, which codes for MSNGTVVNREAVETVKDIIKDIETAMFSTISEGGINSRPMQTQDIEFDGDLWFLTKRDTSKYQEIMANPNVNIAYVGKSYVSIRGTAQAVDDLERKKALWNVAYEKFLQTSYDDPNIILIKVDTDTAEYWETGNKTKTVKAFFKKMVGQEPEGDSDINKTVDLH